The DNA window GCAAAAGAGGTAGGATTAGAATGGGCAGGAGAATGGAAAAGATTTCGTGAAATGCCCCACTTTCAAGACACAGACACTTATACAAAAATCGTTAAAAGAGGTAAGTAAAATGTTTAACCTCTTACCAATTATAGGTACCGTTGTGGATAAAGTAGCAAACATTATAGACCAAACAGTAGAAGATAAAGACTTGGCTGCACGAATAAAATCGCAAATACAACTAACAATACTTACAAAAGAATATGAAAATATAAAAAAAGAATTAGAAGCTAAACGAGATATTGTCGTTGCAGAAGCCACAGGGCACAGCTGGCTCCAAAGAAACTGGAGACCAATTACAATGTTAGTTTTTGTTTACATCATAGCACATAATTTCATCATTGCTCCTTTATTCAACCTGAAATATCTTCCTATTCCTCCAGACATGTGGGAATTATTAAAGCTTGGGATGGGAGGATATATCATTGGAAGAACAGTGGAGAAATCAGGACCCACAATCGTTGAAAAAATTGCTCAAGTATTCAAAAAAGGAGAATAAGCAATATGTTTTATCTTTATTTTGCCCTACAATACTTTTTAATCGTCTTATTATCCCCTATCAGATGGACTGTAAATCTAATAGTTAGAAATCTGTG is part of the Persephonella hydrogeniphila genome and encodes:
- a CDS encoding 3TM-type holin, whose amino-acid sequence is MFNLLPIIGTVVDKVANIIDQTVEDKDLAARIKSQIQLTILTKEYENIKKELEAKRDIVVAEATGHSWLQRNWRPITMLVFVYIIAHNFIIAPLFNLKYLPIPPDMWELLKLGMGGYIIGRTVEKSGPTIVEKIAQVFKKGE